DNA from Sulfurimonas gotlandica GD1:
AAACAGCGGCAAGAACTTGTTATGATTCATTTTCAAATAGTGAGAATGAAGTTATAAACTACATCGAAGACAATATGCCAGATGCTAAGATGTGTGACGATATAAATGATATCCAAGAGTCAAATCTGCTAGGTGATTTGGCTTGGACATATTTTCATCACAGCATCTTGGAACATGCAAACCTTAGCTTTTTGGTTCGTGGAACTTCGAGAGGTGTTCTTCAAGAGCATGCTCGTCATCGCATCCAAGCCATAAGTGTTAGAAGTACTCGCTATACGATGAGTTCTATTATCAATGCTTTTGTAGCATCTCAGGGTGACAAAGAGTTCTTTATAGACAAGATCTTAGGTTTTAATATGTTTGTAACTTGTGATGAGGGTTATAATAGACTTGAAATTTCAGGGATGTTTGATAAGTTGGCATACCAGCAGACTAAGGTAGAAAACTTTGAAGAGATATCTGTAGCAAAGAGCTCGCTTGACTTTCTAGAAGCGTTTAAAGGCAACTCGCAAGCGATGTTTGATGCCCTTCAAGATGGTAAAAAGAAACGTAATGTCGGAGATGCTTTTAAGCATATCATAACTGACAATGTGAAAGTTGATATGGTCGTAACTTTTAATCTCAGAAGTCTGAAAAACTATTTTACTCTTAGAGACAGCGGTGCGGCATTTTTCCAGATTCGATGGCTTGCACAAGAGATGATGAGAGTTACTCCTACAAAATACCTAAATCTTATAGTAAAAAAGAAGTAAAAATGTACAAATACCTTTTAGCAACACTGCTTATTTTTAGCGGATGTTCAAATATTACCTTTAATGCCTCAATGTGTGACAAGATAGCATCTGACCCTCAGGCTGTTATGCCAGAGGAGTGCAGAAACTACAATGAAGAAGAAGCACAAAAAGCATTTGACAAGACTAAGCACAAACAAAAGAGCAAAGAAGACATAGTAGAGTTTAGCAAAGAGTAGCAGTGAATCCAATCAAGACCATCTCTGTAAACTTACTCATACCATTTCTTGTTTCAGCTCTTTTTGCTGTAATAATTTACAATGCATCAAAAATACCTGAGATACTTTTTGACATCGTCCCATATCTTTTTTATGGGCTGAGCCTTCTAATCATCTGGGTATCGTGGCACTTTAATCGTAACAGATTCATATTTGTAATCTTGCCTCTTATTTTAATATATCTTGGATTTGAGTACTTTAGTGCTAAAAAAGCAACACTTCTATTTCTGTATGTATCTATGTTTTATCCGATTCATCTTTTAATATTTTTGGTTTTAAAAGAGAGAGGACTCTTCTCGTTCTGGGGTATCTTAAAGATAGGATTTTTCATTTTAGAGATAGCGATAGTCTTGTATCTTATCTACTATCCAAATGAGACTCTGCAGAATTATCTAAAGATAAAACTATTTGCCGCTAATTTTTACCCTCTAAAAGATGTCTCTATTGCTATTGGGATTTTTGTCTTGTTTGTTATGAGTGCTCTTGTTATGTTTGGCAGATACCTCTTATACAGCACAACTTTTTTGAATCTGCTTGTTGCTTTTTACCTCGCTCTTTTCTTTTTGAAAACTACTCATGCAACTGAAGTTGCTTTTTTATCTTTTTCAATTATTATTTTTATTCTTCTAATCCGAGAGTCATACCGACTCGCTTTTTATGATGAACTTACAGCTTTGCCTGGACGTAGAGCATTAGTAGAAGATATGGCAAAACTAGGAAGAAAGTATTCTTTAGCCATGTGTGATATAGACTTTTTCAAGAAATTTAACGACACCTATGGACATGATACCGGTGATGAAGTTTTAAAAATGGTAGCTTCAAAGTTTTCAGAGGTTAGCGGCGGCGGTAAAGCATACAGATATGGAGGGGAAGAGTTTGTTATTTTGTTTCCCTCCAAAGAGAGCGAAGAATCATTTGTTCATGTAGATGCTCTAAGACAAAATATAGCAAGCACACCGTTTAGTGTTAGAAACAAACAAAGTACCAAAAAAATATTTATAAATGTATCTGCGGGAATTACTCAATACACTACAAAAGACAAAGATCCTTTTGCAGTTATGAAGAGGGCTGATAATGCCCTTTACAAGGCAAAAAAAGCTGGACGAAATCAAGTTATTAAAGATTAGTATTTAAATGACTCACTCTTTAATACTCTAAGTTTAGTTACATCTTTATTGTCTTGGAGGTTTAGTTTCTTTGCTGCTTCATCAGATATTCTCTTTACTCCTAAAGTTATAGTGACTTTGTCCCCATCTTTTAAAGAGTAGTTAAATAGAATCTCTTTTTTTGCATAAATAAGAGAGTCTTTAAGAGTTTCGTTTGCTAGCCAAGGCATAACCTCTTTGCCATCCTTACCTAAAACTCTTGTAAAAATAAATGGCTCTAAAGCGATTAGTTTAGAATCTCTTAAGATGTTAACTTTTAATACGCCTTGTCTAAAAGATTGGCCAAAAAGAGCATGGTTAGATTTATTAATAACGTTAACACTAAAGCTATTTTCTTTTTTATCAACCTTAAACTCTATATATTCACCCATTGAATTGTTCATATGATAGATGCCGGCTATCCCGTGGTATGCGTGAGTTTTGCTCTCAATATTTGTAACTTTTGTTCCACTTACCTGAGGCATATGGCAAGTTACACAAGTGTTTTTATCATTTTTATCTATCATCGCGTCTAACATTGTTATATCAAAACTATGATCATTATTTGTGTGAGAGTGACAACCCATACAAACATTTCCGCTATAAAAGTTCTCATTGTTATAGTCTATTTTATGATAAGGTGAATTCTTTGAAACTTTTACAAGTCCAAAAAATGAACTCTCTGTTTCGTAGGTAGCTTGTGCGGAACCTTTTTTAGATTCCTCTGCTGTAAAAAACTCTCTTTGTTTGTTAGTTGTTATATTAGAGTTTGAGTGAGAACCTTCTTCAACATCTTTTATTGTATGACAATAAACACATGAGATAGGCTCTTCTCTTTGAATCTTGTTGTCTTTTAATAGACCTGTCTTCATAAGTTCAGTATCGCTTGGAGAGTGACATTTAGCACACGTGTAACCCTCTGGTGTTTTTGGATGCTTGTCCCAAAGTGCTTTATGTATTGGGTTGTTCTGAGTGGAAGCTTTACGATGAGAAGACTCATAATACTCCTCATAGATGAGAGGATGACACTTTTGACATACTTTACTTTCATTAGCATAAGCCAAAGAAGTGATAAACAGAAGTAGAGTCAAAGATAAAAAGTTTTTCATAATATAACCTTGTGGATTGATGATTTTGCGAAGTTTAGCATAAAGGAAAATATAAGTTATTAATATGTATCAAGATTAAGATGAGGTATAATTTCATCAATAATTTAAAAGGTAATTTTATGAGTTTAGAAAAAGAGTTAGAGCAAAGAAGTGGCGGTATTTGTGAGTTATGTGGAAGCAGTGAAGGACTTAGCGCTTTAGAAGTAGCACCTTCTGATGGAAGTGCTAGTCAAGCTATTTATGTATGTAGTATATGTTCATCACAGATTCAAAATCCAGATACTATGGATGAGAATCACTTTAACTGTTTAAATGACAGCATGTGGAGTGAAACGCCTGCCGTTGCTGTTGTATCTTACCGTCTTTTGAGTGCTTTTGGTCGTCAAGATCTAGTTGAGATGATGTATATGGAAGAAGATATTAAAGAGTGGGCAGATGCTGGCTTACCTGATGAAAATGCTTTGGTTTATAAAGATTCAAACGGTGTGATACTACAGGCCGGTGATACTGTTGTAATTACAAAAGATTTAGATGTTAAGGGGACTGGTTTTGTAGCAAAACGTGGTACTGCTGTTAGAAATATTGGACTTGTCACCAATGATTCTGAGCATATTGAAGGTCGTGTAAACGGTGTGAAGATTCATATCCTTACAAAATTTCTAAAAAAATCATAATATCTTTTCCAGAGGCTTATCATGAGTGATATAGAGTTTGATAAATTAAAAAAAAGTAACGAAGAGCTTGCCTATATTGTAAAGCATGCTGTTTCTGAAATTTATATATTAGACTTTGAAACACTAGACTACGTATTTGCTAATGATGGTGCGCTGCAAAATATAGGCTATACACTAGACGAACTGCTGAAGTTAAACGTTTATGATATTAACAAGACTTTAACACGAAAGCATGTTGAGAGCTTAAGAGCTTCATGTGCAATCAACGATAGTGTATCTAATATCTCAGAACACACCAGAAAAGATGGAACATCTTATACTGTTCAAGCTTCTATCCAATCTATTATCTACCAAGAGAAAAAAGCATACGTACTTTTTGACACAGATATCTCAAAGCTTAAAAAAGTTCAAAAAGAGTTACGTGAACAAAAAGACATACTCCATCATCAGGCTCATCACGATGCATTAACTGGTCTGCCAAATCGTATACTCTTTAATGATAGGTTATCCCAGGGCATAAAAAAGTCTAAAAGACATAATGAAATCTTAGCTCTTTTTTTTATAGACTTAGATCAGTTTAAACAAATAAATGATTCTCTTGGTCATGATACTGGAGATGTGGTTTTAAAAGAGGCTAGTAGGCGTTTTTCTTCAAAAATAAGAGAAGAAGATACTCTCTCTCGTCTTGGCGGAGATGAGTTTAGTGTTATTGCCGGTGGTTTAAAAGAAGCCAGCGAAGCTTCTGTCTTAGCAAACAAGTTTATAGAGTGTATGGCAGAGCCTATTGTAGTCGGTGCCCATACTCTCTACTTAACTTGCAGCATTGGTATTAGTTTTTATCCGCAAGATGGTCAAAGCGCAGAAAATCTTTTAAAGTATGCAGACGTTGCTATGTATAAAGCAAAAGATGAGGGAAGAAATAATTACCAGACATACTCATCAAAGTTAACAGAGCTGATGCATGAGCAGGTGACTATGAGAACCAGTCTGCACAAAGCACTGAAGAATGATGAATTTATTCTTAATTACCAGCCTCAGATAGACAGTATGACTGACAGAATCATCGGAATGGAAGCACTTATAAGATGGAATCATCCAGAGCTTGGAAGAGTTTCTCCTGCAAAGTTTATTCCTTTGGCTGAAGAGACAGGTTTTATAGTTGAGCTTGATAGATGGGTAATGCAAGAAGCTATGAGTAAACTGAGTTCTTGGTATGAGGAGGGTTTAAACCCTGGTATGCTGGCTCTAAACCTTGCTATGAAACAGATCCAAAAGAGTGACTTCTTAGAGTTTTTAAAAAATACTATGAAAGAGACAAATTGTTTGAGTGAGTGGATAGAGCTAGAGGTTACCGAGGGTGAGATTATGAAAAATCCTGATGAGTCGATAGCTACTCTCAAAGAGATTAACAAGCTTGGTATTACTTTGGCGATTGATGATTTTGGTACCGGGTATTCATCACTTTCGTACCTTAAAAAATTACCGGTAAATAAACTAAAAATAGATCAGTCTTTTATTAAAGATACACCTGATGATGAAGATGATGTTGCCATAACTAAAGCAGTTATAGCTTTGGCGAAGAGTTTGAAGATGAGTGTTATTGCAGAGGGTGTCGAAACGAAAGCACAAAAAGATTTTTTAATATTAAACGAGTGTCTTCAGATACAGGGTTATTACTACTCTCCACCTGTAGATGCACAAAAAATGAGAGATATGCTTATAGAGCAGAAAGAGAAAGAGGCTTAGATGCAAGCACAAGAACGTTTTTATAAAATAGATAAAGACTTTAGGAATCCATTCGCGAGAGATAGAGATCGTATAATTCACTCAGGTAGCTTTAGAAAGCTCGAATATAAGACACAGGTTTTTTTAAATCAAGAGGGCGACTTTTTTCGTACTCGTTTGACTCACTCTATAGAAGTCTCACAAATCGCACGCTCTATTACATCGCATCTGGGACTAAATGAATCTTTAGCTGAGGCAATAGCTCTGGCGCATGATTTAGGACATACTCCATTTGGTCATATTGGTGGAGACACGCTTGATGAGTGTTTAAAAGCAGAGGGTTTTAAAAATGGTTTCGAGCATAATTTTCAAAGCTTTAGAGTTGTCTCATCGTTAGAGAAAAGATATAAAGGTTTTGACGGATTAAACCTTACTTTTGCAACATTAGAGGGAATTCTTAAGCACTCATATCCATATAAGAAAAGCTTTTTACCATCCTGGATAGATGAGCAGTTTAACTTGGAGACACATCCATCGATAGAAGCTATGGTTGTTGATCGTGCTGATGAGATAGCATATATGAGTCACGATATTGATGATGGGATAAACTCAGGGCTTATCAGCTTTGATGATCTTAAAGAGAGTGCTTTAATCTGTGAAGTTTTAGAGAAGGTTAAAGAGGAAGGTATATCAGAAGATGAAGATGAGATGTTTCGTTATCGTTTTAGTTCTCATCTCATAAACCATCTTGTATATTCACTTCTGGACTACTCAAAAGATAAAATAGACAACACCTCTATACTTAGTTCTACACTTAATAGTAGTGAGAGCATCCCTGTAGGTTTTAGCCCAGAGTTAGAGACAAATATCAAAAAGTTAAAAAAACTGCTCTTTAACAAGCTATATCAGCATCAAGATATAGTTGTAAAGATGTTCGCTGGAAAGCAGGCTATAAAAGGACTATACAGCGCATTAATGGAAGAAGAAAAGATGTTGCCAAAATTTTATTATACGCAATTAAATACAAGAAAAAAACATAGAGTGGTAGCTGATTGTATCGCTCACATGAGTGATAGATACGCTCTTAGTTTTTATAATGAAATGTACGGAAAGTTATAATTATATAGTTCTTTATATAATTATATATATGGCAGATGCAAACTAAGTACCTTTACCTAACTCTTCTAGCTATATCTTCCCTTGCATATTTTGAGCTTTCAGAGGCTCAAAAAGATACAAAACCTCCTAAAACGTTCACAAAACTAGAGATTATAGAGTTCGCTAGAATAAAGCATAATTTTACTGATAAAGAAAAAAACTATATCGCTTATAAAGATATAATTGCTAAAAAATACAAAGTAAAAAAACGTCCTATTACTATAACTCAGACAACAATTGTAGATGTACCAGTCGCACAAGCTATAGAAGAGAAACCTAAAGAAGTAATTAAAAGTGAAGTAAGTAAAGACACAAAAGAGTTAACAAAAGAAGATAAAGATATTGCGAGTATTATAGCAAGCGATGATGTTGATGGACAATTTAATGAGATAAAAAATATACGTGAGGCTCTTTTAAAAAACCCAAGAGTACCAAAGTGGATAAAAGATAGTATAAGAGCTTTAAGTGCGCTAAGAGATGAGTACGATATTGATATTGGTTTTTCGTATAGAGGTGTGGCTCAATCAGATTTAATATCCAACAGTAGTGGTGTGGGAAGCAATATGGATCTTATCGCGATGTACAAACCAAATGAAAACTCAAGCGTAGGTTTTAACCTAAATGCAAGGCACCAAGTTGGAGATAATTCAAGTTCAACTTTTGCACAAGAGATAGGCTCACTATATACAACTTCTCCTGCATATTCAGATAGAGATATTTTGGTATCTGAGTTTTGGTATCAGTATAAGATAGATGCCTTATCTATGAGACTAGGGGTTGTTGATCCAGGTTCTTTTATAGACAACTCGTTTTTCAAGAGTTCTAGCAACTACTTTTTTAGCTCATCTATCTCTTCTACTCCTTATTCTTTAGTGCCTAATAATGGTCTGGGAATAGGCATGAAGTATGTAAAACCAAGCTTTTTCATCTCTGGACAGTTGAGTGATTCAGATGCAAAAGCTGGTGAATCTATGGATAGTGTTCTAAACAATGACTTATCTCTGTATAGTGCAATCGAGTTTGGAATAACACCAAAAAATAATAGATACTATCTAACTCTTTGGCATAGAGAGAGGGAGAGTAGCAACGCAGCTACTGGTGCTATTGTATCACTGAATCAAACTCTCGATGAGCTTAACAAGGTATTTGCAAAGTATGCATTCTCAAATGAAGCATCTGCTACGCAGTACATTTCACTTGGCTGGGGTAGAAAAAATTTCTTAGATAAAGATGATAAAGTTGGCCTTGCTTATTCTGCAAGTGAGTCAAAAACAAATCAAGAGATACAAAATACTCTTGAAATGTTTTACAGGTATGATTATTATCACGGTATTCAGATAAGTGCAGATATCCAAATATTAAATCCTATATACTCTAGTGAGGATTTAGCGATACTTCCAGGAATGAGGCTAAGAATTATTTTTTAGAGTATTTAACCTGCTTCAAACAGAGCCTCTATATATTAGATACTCTGTTGATTAACTCTTTTGTACTGGCATCTATGGTGATGATATTATCTTTTATTGTTTCTATAGATATCTTAGTCTCTTGCATTTTTTGAATTTGCATTTTTGTTAAATCTCTTGAATCGTAAGCTTCATCTTTGATAAGTTGAGAGTTTTCTGTATCTTCCAAGCCCTTCTGGTGAGTGTTCTCAATCTCTGAACTAGATTGCATTAGGCTTTTTTGCAGTATTGTTGATATATCAACAAGTTCAAGTGCAGACTTGGCATTTTCTTCTACGCTTGTACTTGCTTCTGAGATGCTCTGAACTATGACATTTACACTTGCATTTATCTCTGTTAAAGCTCTTTGAGTATTTTCTGCAAGTTTTCTAACTTCATCTGCTACTACAGCAAATCCACGTCCATGTTCACCTGCACGAGCTGCTTCAATAGCTGCATTAAGTGCTAGTAGATTAGTCTTGTCAGATATATCGGAGATTATATTTAGAATGTTTTTAATATCTTCAGCATTTGCTGTTAGAGAGTGTAAGTTTTCACTAACTGCTATCTCACCTTCATGAGTATGTCTAATCTGATCTTCAAGTGTAGCCATCTTAGCAACAGACTCGCTTATCTGCTTAGAAACATTGTTTAAACTCTCAAGAACTTCATTTGAAAACTCCAAATTATTATCAGATTGATGAGTTATTACATCTAGCTTATTGGACACTTGTGTAGCTAGCTTTTC
Protein-coding regions in this window:
- a CDS encoding FAD-dependent thymidylate synthase, yielding MENVYGIEYSKPEVILMQDTGIGVAETAARTCYDSFSNSENEVINYIEDNMPDAKMCDDINDIQESNLLGDLAWTYFHHSILEHANLSFLVRGTSRGVLQEHARHRIQAISVRSTRYTMSSIINAFVASQGDKEFFIDKILGFNMFVTCDEGYNRLEISGMFDKLAYQQTKVENFEEISVAKSSLDFLEAFKGNSQAMFDALQDGKKKRNVGDAFKHIITDNVKVDMVVTFNLRSLKNYFTLRDSGAAFFQIRWLAQEMMRVTPTKYLNLIVKKK
- a CDS encoding GGDEF domain-containing protein, with translation MNPIKTISVNLLIPFLVSALFAVIIYNASKIPEILFDIVPYLFYGLSLLIIWVSWHFNRNRFIFVILPLILIYLGFEYFSAKKATLLFLYVSMFYPIHLLIFLVLKERGLFSFWGILKIGFFILEIAIVLYLIYYPNETLQNYLKIKLFAANFYPLKDVSIAIGIFVLFVMSALVMFGRYLLYSTTFLNLLVAFYLALFFLKTTHATEVAFLSFSIIIFILLIRESYRLAFYDELTALPGRRALVEDMAKLGRKYSLAMCDIDFFKKFNDTYGHDTGDEVLKMVASKFSEVSGGGKAYRYGGEEFVILFPSKESEESFVHVDALRQNIASTPFSVRNKQSTKKIFINVSAGITQYTTKDKDPFAVMKRADNALYKAKKAGRNQVIKD
- a CDS encoding multiheme c-type cytochrome, encoding MKNFLSLTLLLFITSLAYANESKVCQKCHPLIYEEYYESSHRKASTQNNPIHKALWDKHPKTPEGYTCAKCHSPSDTELMKTGLLKDNKIQREEPISCVYCHTIKDVEEGSHSNSNITTNKQREFFTAEESKKGSAQATYETESSFFGLVKVSKNSPYHKIDYNNENFYSGNVCMGCHSHTNNDHSFDITMLDAMIDKNDKNTCVTCHMPQVSGTKVTNIESKTHAYHGIAGIYHMNNSMGEYIEFKVDKKENSFSVNVINKSNHALFGQSFRQGVLKVNILRDSKLIALEPFIFTRVLGKDGKEVMPWLANETLKDSLIYAKKEILFNYSLKDGDKVTITLGVKRISDEAAKKLNLQDNKDVTKLRVLKSESFKY
- a CDS encoding PhnA domain-containing protein; its protein translation is MSLEKELEQRSGGICELCGSSEGLSALEVAPSDGSASQAIYVCSICSSQIQNPDTMDENHFNCLNDSMWSETPAVAVVSYRLLSAFGRQDLVEMMYMEEDIKEWADAGLPDENALVYKDSNGVILQAGDTVVITKDLDVKGTGFVAKRGTAVRNIGLVTNDSEHIEGRVNGVKIHILTKFLKKS
- a CDS encoding sensor domain-containing protein codes for the protein MSDIEFDKLKKSNEELAYIVKHAVSEIYILDFETLDYVFANDGALQNIGYTLDELLKLNVYDINKTLTRKHVESLRASCAINDSVSNISEHTRKDGTSYTVQASIQSIIYQEKKAYVLFDTDISKLKKVQKELREQKDILHHQAHHDALTGLPNRILFNDRLSQGIKKSKRHNEILALFFIDLDQFKQINDSLGHDTGDVVLKEASRRFSSKIREEDTLSRLGGDEFSVIAGGLKEASEASVLANKFIECMAEPIVVGAHTLYLTCSIGISFYPQDGQSAENLLKYADVAMYKAKDEGRNNYQTYSSKLTELMHEQVTMRTSLHKALKNDEFILNYQPQIDSMTDRIIGMEALIRWNHPELGRVSPAKFIPLAEETGFIVELDRWVMQEAMSKLSSWYEEGLNPGMLALNLAMKQIQKSDFLEFLKNTMKETNCLSEWIELEVTEGEIMKNPDESIATLKEINKLGITLAIDDFGTGYSSLSYLKKLPVNKLKIDQSFIKDTPDDEDDVAITKAVIALAKSLKMSVIAEGVETKAQKDFLILNECLQIQGYYYSPPVDAQKMRDMLIEQKEKEA
- a CDS encoding deoxyguanosinetriphosphate triphosphohydrolase; this encodes MQAQERFYKIDKDFRNPFARDRDRIIHSGSFRKLEYKTQVFLNQEGDFFRTRLTHSIEVSQIARSITSHLGLNESLAEAIALAHDLGHTPFGHIGGDTLDECLKAEGFKNGFEHNFQSFRVVSSLEKRYKGFDGLNLTFATLEGILKHSYPYKKSFLPSWIDEQFNLETHPSIEAMVVDRADEIAYMSHDIDDGINSGLISFDDLKESALICEVLEKVKEEGISEDEDEMFRYRFSSHLINHLVYSLLDYSKDKIDNTSILSSTLNSSESIPVGFSPELETNIKKLKKLLFNKLYQHQDIVVKMFAGKQAIKGLYSALMEEEKMLPKFYYTQLNTRKKHRVVADCIAHMSDRYALSFYNEMYGKL
- a CDS encoding porin — encoded protein: MQTKYLYLTLLAISSLAYFELSEAQKDTKPPKTFTKLEIIEFARIKHNFTDKEKNYIAYKDIIAKKYKVKKRPITITQTTIVDVPVAQAIEEKPKEVIKSEVSKDTKELTKEDKDIASIIASDDVDGQFNEIKNIREALLKNPRVPKWIKDSIRALSALRDEYDIDIGFSYRGVAQSDLISNSSGVGSNMDLIAMYKPNENSSVGFNLNARHQVGDNSSSTFAQEIGSLYTTSPAYSDRDILVSEFWYQYKIDALSMRLGVVDPGSFIDNSFFKSSSNYFFSSSISSTPYSLVPNNGLGIGMKYVKPSFFISGQLSDSDAKAGESMDSVLNNDLSLYSAIEFGITPKNNRYYLTLWHRERESSNAATGAIVSLNQTLDELNKVFAKYAFSNEASATQYISLGWGRKNFLDKDDKVGLAYSASESKTNQEIQNTLEMFYRYDYYHGIQISADIQILNPIYSSEDLAILPGMRLRIIF
- a CDS encoding methyl-accepting chemotaxis protein — protein: MSSLFLRMRLVHWIGIVLLVINAFVFTDNLISQIVQLIIAVVIVIHDLDEKINGVDVAKKIIDSLSNFKSGKKIDLKLNFSSEYKHMVELINEFTDKVSEATQLTDASNEISSKLHQLQNSVKTLESDFNTGEKLATQVSNKLDVITHQSDNNLEFSNEVLESLNNVSKQISESVAKMATLEDQIRHTHEGEIAVSENLHSLTANAEDIKNILNIISDISDKTNLLALNAAIEAARAGEHGRGFAVVADEVRKLAENTQRALTEINASVNVIVQSISEASTSVEENAKSALELVDISTILQKSLMQSSSEIENTHQKGLEDTENSQLIKDEAYDSRDLTKMQIQKMQETKISIETIKDNIITIDASTKELINRVSNI